TCCCTGGTTCTAGTGATTCATTCCACACGTATCCATGAGAGAGTTTGATCTGAATTCTGGCCAGATCAATAGGTGTGTGCAGTTGGTCATGTTACTTAAACCTCTCTGCCTTAGTCTCTTAACGTTTCAAAATAATGAACCCACCAGCATGGTTATTGTGATGAAATGTtatgaaatcttaaaaattcttGGCAATCTGGCTGGCACAGAGTAGCTATTCAATCAATAagtttttcccctccctttccccccttcttCTCTTGTACGGTGAGTTATTGATGTACGGAGGGCACAAAAAAGAGCAGTGGGGTTGAATTCAACTTGTAACTGATAGAGAATTAGGAGAACAAGAACAGTATCCTGAGAGACAGATCAGGAAATTTCTAGGACAAACAAATTGATATAAATCCTGCCCCTCATTCACAGAGGCGGTGATGTTCACCCaccaccaaaaaaccaaaaccgaAACAGATTAGCTATTTGCTCTTCCAGGTTTTCCCACTGCGAATTTAATAAAGATCAGGTATAGGAGAGATGAAAACGGTCCTGAACATGACTGACCCCATGACCTTGTCCTTGTATTTGCCCTGCTGTCACCAACTGACCTGACAGCGCAGTCATGAGGAGCGGCTCATAGGCTGCTGAGCAGAGCAGATGAGACCATTTCCCTGTCTGAGATTGTTTCCCTTCCTACAGCTTCCTTGGGCAAGATGTGAGGAGAACTGTGGCAATCCTGAACAGTAAGTATCTGAGAGTCCACACTGGGAGGAAAGCGAGACAGACAAAGACATCAACACCCAAAACAGGGTCAAAATGTCATGAGATATCTCTGACTTCCCTTATTTCTACTTAAATGGCATCAAGCCACTAATTTCACAGACAGGTTATCCAAAAACAGGTGTTCGTGACATCCTAAGTACTCAAGATAACACTGTTGACGGCGTTTTTCCAAAGCCAATCTTCCTGTCAAAACAGCAGACTTAATCTCAATTTATACAGTCACAGTGATTTGCAAAAGATTTTCTTTCCCAAGCCTCTCAGTGAGTCACCCGAGACAGACAGGATTCGCTACTGACACGCAGATATACTTGGGTGATTGCCAACGTAGCACCACCATTTCAAATCTGCAAAGCGTTTCCTATTTTTCAGGGCATGTTAATATTTATTGCAGACTTCATTTAGCTATCACTTTGAGGTAGTTATCCCTCAATCTAAGCCCGTCACAATTAGGTCCTGTGTAGACACAGAGGACACAAAGATAAAAAGGGAAGAGATTCATTCCTCTTGGAGGTAAACTATTTAAGAAAGCAGGGACAGTTTGAATGAAAAGACTTAACTTAGGCTGAAGGAAAACACGTATTTAGCCAAGGGAAGAGTTTCCCTACAGCCAAGTCTGTGAAACCCAAGGGAAATGGTGATGGCCTTGGTTACTTGCCACGAGCTCTCTGAGGTTTTAGACACCTACCGCCATAGGAGGGTTATTTTTAACAGAATCAGAATTGTAACATTGTAGAACTGGAAGGGGCTTTGAACAAACGGGGAATGTGAGAACACCTAGAGACACtgttcagtgaaaaagaaaactgtatgaTCTACAACTGTGCAAACAGAGAGGATATAGAAGTGGATTTCAACAGATCACTAGATCATAAAGTATTAAATGTATTCATCTTCAGTGacaaacaaatattttccttcctctccccttcacACTCCCCAGCTTATCCCACACTCTTCCCTTGCAATCCATAGTTTCTTCATTCTATAGAGAAACTTGATAATTGCCCTAGTTCATTCAGAATATTTAATTAGCTTTTGTCGTGATGAAGttggtttctacatttttttcccccttcttgtTTGGCCTTAATGGATATGCTTATCTGTTTTGATCCTGGATGTGAAAATTTAAAGCCCTTTTTACGGTGGgagtttttatggttttatggtgggcctttttttttttctgctttttatttttttattgaagtgtagttgatttacagtgctgtgatgttgtgttagtttctgatgtacagcaaagtgattcaaatatatatatatatattctttttcatattcttttccattatggtttattacaggatattgtgtatagttccctgagctatatagtaggaccttgctgtttatatGGTGGCCCTTTTTGCAACAACTTGCAAAACATAAATTACAAACTATCATGCttataactgaaattttctttatgtttaaattttattgacctcaaatatatacaaaccttaactttcacatttattttcactctttgtAAACTTGCATTGAAAGTTCTTTCTTGGTAATTGTCATCAAAACTGTTTACAATGGTCATGGTTACATGTTctattaacattattttcatgATCACTAGTTTAGTCTGTCTCATAATGACTTACACAGTGCCATCTATAATATAAATCACTACTGAAGGCATCCCATTTCATAATAGATTCAGCTGGTTACATCGAAGTTAATATAACCTGTGATGCTTTTATTATAACAAGGTATCATACATTGTAACTTGTATTTCTGATTCTGGAATTATAACAGGCATTGACTATATTTTTATCGCAAACAAACCTTTATTCTTTCTCCATAGTTGCCTGACCACAGATTGGGTACATCTCTGGTATATATGGTAAGTTTCAGCTATATTACCcagaaagatgtttaaaaggGAGTTTTTTCTCAGGgggtattacttttatttatttatttatttattttcgtttttaaatatattgacagcagaaaagaaactgagacatCCAGCCTATTTCCTAGCATCTCATGGAGTAAAGCTTCTTTACCTCATCTCTAACCTGTGTGACAATATACCAGGATTTCCTATTTCAATACCATCTCCTGGGCCAACATCAACAGATTATTGTGTACTTTCTCAGGGTCAGCTCTAGAGAAAGCCACAGAGAGGAGATTACTTCAGTAAAAAGTAGCCCCTCCAAACCACATTTAAATCTGTCATGAATTGCTCTAATGAACTGACTTAGTCTTGCTGGCAAAATAAGGAAGTATACAGGTGAAGAGAAAGACTGGGAATTAAAATCTGATAGTCATTCTATAAAATActcaaacaaaaatcaaaatggagacACTGAAGACTGATTACGCCGAAGTTGGGAAAAACACCAGACCACAGAGCTCTCACTGCTTGGTGGGGCCCTTACAGGTTGCTGGTGGTCATCGGCGCGCTGCTTCTCCTGTGTGGCCTGACTTCTGTGTGCTTCCGCTGCTGTCTGGGTCACCAGCAAAATGGGGACGACGAGGGCCGGCCACCCTATGAAGTGACGGTCATCGCTTTTGACCAGGACAGCACTCTCCAGAGCACGATCACTTGTGAGTACACTAACGTAGAACATGGGAGGTGAACCCAGGTTTAAACGATCGCTTAGGACAGTGCAACGGTGTAAAAACATTGATCAAGTAGTGTTAAAGGTTCTAAAACTTAGGGCAGCTTTAATTTCCCAAAGCCTGATGGTGCAGTGACCTGGTCTCCCACGGATgctgtattttcagtttttggccAGATAATGgagtgaagaaagaaatgaaatgttggAGACAATATTGGAAATGTCTTACCAGAAGAATTCCCaagtttataaataattattttaagttctgAACATATCCcttttttgaaaatgtcttaGATTTTTGTGAAAACTTACACTTTCTATTATCTATACTAAtgttttttttatctttggagaaattaGTCGTGTGTACTTTCTTTATTCACCAGGTCTTAAACCATTAGATATTAAACCCAACACTGGATGATCATAAAACACTTTCCTTTATTTCCCTCTGTTCTCTTCTTTGGATTATATTCTTTCCTAAAATTGGAGAGTGAATACAAGGCAGAACAGCAGGTGGTAATACCctatgatatttattttgaaaagagagaaCGCTATAACACGTTGTTCACCcatcctgcttttctttctcactgtCATTTTGGGGAAAAGATAAATAGGCAGAAACAACTATTTCTAAGGAGTCTGCAACTTCAGTGTGTTGGTATAAAGGGTTCCAAATCCGtaaaggggaaagggcagggttGTGAGATATGGGAGCCCACTTTAGAATTTGAGGAAGCCAGAGAAGACGGGATCTCCTAGCAAAGAGTGAAGCTGGTTTCTGAACAAACTTCACAGGATTTTCCTAATATCTGTGGCCAAGAGTGACAACGGATTTGGACACTTGTTTAAAATGCAAGGGGACTGAGTGTGCCGTAAGTCTCTGATCTCTGTGGACGTCGCGTTTACTTGAGCTCCCgtccttctttcctctccagcCCTGCAGTCAGTGTTTGGCCCTGCGGCTCGAAGAATCCTGGCCGTGGCTCACTCCCCCAGCTCCCTGAGCCCGCTGTCGTCCTCCCTGGACACCCTCCCAGGGTATGAAGAAGCTCTTCACATGACTCGCTTCACTGTTTCCAAGTGTGGCCAGAAAGCACCTGATCTACCCCCAGTGCCAGAAGAAAAGCAGCTGCCCCCAATGGCAAAGGAGTCTCCTCGAATAGAACACCGTTCTAACTGATGGGAACTCTGGTTTGATCAATGGGTTGGGGGTTTCACCAGAGTTGGTAGAGATTCACAGACAAATGGAACATTTTATTCCCCCTAACTTTCAGAAGGCTTAGGATGGCCATCTAAACGACATTCAGTGGCAAATGTGGATTCCAACCCAGACACATATATTTTCTGCTATGGCATACTCTAGTCGAGAACTCTTCTTTATCCAGTGGCCACAATTTGCAATTAACCTGTAGCAATGCTGATTACTACTGAACAGGAAAGCATCAAAGGGATCTTGGATTCCTTCAGCTATTGAGCTCCTTTCCCCATAGGATGCTGCAAGTTGCTGGTTTCTCTACCAGCAAATAGATTATGTACACTTGTAGAGAAAGACCAGCCTGCGGGCACAGCCAGAGGCGTTCATGCACTGAATTCATACATGCTTCCTCTCGAGAGAGCATTCACTTTTATGCTAAATGACAATGATAATTTTGTACGTCATGTAATGCCTCACTGGACATCCAGAAtccaggggtgggattgcaggCCTGGGCTTAGAGGACACGGCAGAGTAATGAAGTGCCAAATATCAAGGTCTTTCTTTCACTCTGGTTCTACCCACCAGCAGGAGGGGAAACTGCATAGAATGCAGAAACAgttctattcattttttagttcctctgccctgcaaacataCGCGCACACACGGAGGCACGCAAGCATATACACACGCACACTTTTCTAACTCTGAAAGAATAGTGCCGCtttg
The genomic region above belongs to Balaenoptera musculus isolate JJ_BM4_2016_0621 chromosome 10, mBalMus1.pri.v3, whole genome shotgun sequence and contains:
- the TMEM52B gene encoding transmembrane protein 52B → MGVQSRAPMSSAVVYFIQLPWARCEENCGNPEHCLTTDWVHLWYIWLLVVIGALLLLCGLTSVCFRCCLGHQQNGDDEGRPPYEVTVIAFDQDSTLQSTITSLQSVFGPAARRILAVAHSPSSLSPLSSSLDTLPGYEEALHMTRFTVSKCGQKAPDLPPVPEEKQLPPMAKESPRIEHRSN